One Phaeodactylum tricornutum CCAP 1055/1 chromosome 28, whole genome shotgun sequence DNA window includes the following coding sequences:
- a CDS encoding predicted protein, with product MTRKDWKLDPEAVRRRAASVQGCKEVLLTPDLNPALCSFLVGIDDSGCQVQNLARVNVYADTGTIGTCRIQQGEVREVFRRNISDLNSVEGILRNPPTITIIDENIVGMTDTESPTTKVSLQTGIELADVGLAILQGEKEKLRMHLEALDDRSTLDDSSRSVTSVTSRSESSLGLAGIEFQFSLPPHNMKHVDQCLGEIIAMNKVVRGVATNGKGTVFLYGNAGVAYTPNIPRPLYSKLSQLRSSAITHRPRYVSLGTRDRYFVSFHDATFAFKGPKGLERDLKNSPKTPRSVAFGSTFDTYFIVFDDGSWKCQGRGLPKELEEKLATRGDRDDLTIVNLGPAGEWFLRANDGKTWWGNVSEELNTAINDLTNEGHYLSFVDFGVDGSYLISYD from the coding sequence GAAAGGATTGGAAGTTAGATCCCGAGGCAGTCCGTCGACGAGCTGCATCCGTCCAAGGATGCAAAGAAGTCCTTTTGACGCCTGATCTCAATCCAGCATTGTGTAGTTTCCTGGTAGGCATTGACGATTCCGGGTGTCAAGTGCAGAATCTAGCTCGCGTCAATGTATACGCGGATACCGGAACGATCGGAACTTGCAGGATTCAGCAAGGCGAAGTCCGTGAGGTGTTCCGGCGGAACATCAGCGACCTCAACTCCGTTGAAGGTATCCTTCGCAATCCTCCCACAATTACTATCATTGATGAAAACATCGTCGGCATGACGGACACGGAAAGCCCTACGACGAAAGTATCGCTACAGACAGGAATTGAATTAGCGGACGTCGGGCTGGCAATTTTGCAGGGAGAAAAGGAGAAATTAAGAATGCatttggaagctttggacgaTAGGAGTACATTGGACGACTCCTCGCGTTCCGTGACGTCGGTGACGTCTAGATCCGAGTCTTCCCTCGGCCTTGCCGGTATCGAATTTCAATTTAGTTTACCCCCGCACAATATGAAACATGTGGATCAGTGTTTGGGTGAGATTATCGCTATGAACAAGGTTGTTCGTGGAGTTGCGACTAACGGAAAGGGAACAGTTTTCTTGTACGGGAACGCCGGTGTCGCATACACACCAAACATTCCGAGACCACTCTATTCCAAATTGAGTCAATTAAGAAGTTCTGCAATTACGCACAGACCAAGGTATGTATCGCTCGGAACTCGGGACCGGTACTTTGTATCGTTTCATGATGCAACTTTTGCTTTCAAGGGACCGAAAGGACTCGAACGTGACCTAAAAAATTCTCCCAAAACCCCAAGGTCAGTTGCATTCGGAAGTACGTTTGACACATACTTTATCGTTTTCGACGACGGCTCGTGGAAATGCCAAGGCCGGGGACTTCCTAAAGAGCTCGAAGAAAAATTGGCGACTCGAGGAGACCGCGATGATTTGACTATAGTCAACCTTGGCCCAGCAGGAGAGTGGTTTCTACGAGCAAACGATGGTAAAACGTGGTGGGGCAACGTCTCCGAGGAATTGAACACGGCCATCAATGACCTTACCAATGAAGGCCACTACCTCAGCTTTGTCGattttggtgttgatggtAGCTATTTAATCAGTTATGACTGA